The sequence below is a genomic window from Vespula pensylvanica isolate Volc-1 chromosome 1, ASM1446617v1, whole genome shotgun sequence.
GCTATCGATAACTTGTCGTCGCCAAATTACACCCTAGCCTCGCACGCGACTCATCGCAACACCTCACTCCCCCTCACCCTCTTTTCGACGATTGTTAACACacgagatttttatttttcgcgtatatatagatatctgtGTAAGTAcctaaatacgtatatatctttatgCATTTACATAAGATatcatccttctttctttcttttttttcccttatttttttaaattcttacccatcttatcgtttttatttcaaattcgtCGAACCAAATTTAGTCACGATCGTAGCTCACTTACGATTGGTTTCTTCTCAATTGTAAGATTTCTCTATTAACTTTCTCATTCGAAGAGGAGTAAGATAGGGTAGAGAAATAATAGTTTTGGGGAAATATTTGTTGCTTGGTTTTATGAGATCGAAAGGCATGATTTTTTGCCTATACAAGCgaaatataatgtgtatatatatgcgtgtgtgtgtgagtatatgtatgtaatttttgGTGTTTTTTTAACGTAATTGATTATTTCTGATTTTAGGTGAATTCTCAGCGTCATGTCGTCGAGGGTGGTGAAGAGCTCGAAGCTCGACGAAAATGTCGAACGTAGGGAGACCTGGTCTGGAAAAGTCGACTTTCTTTTATCGGTCATCGGCTTCGCAGTCGATCTTGCAAACGTTTGGAGATTTCCTTATCTCTGTTACAAAAATGGTGGTGGTGAGTTTCTCGatacgattattttatcgataatctttgtttccttttttttttctttttcttttcatttcaacgTATTAAAATACGTAGAGATCGTggacttcgttcgttcgatgtagaaagagaaatatttgtttaattttttttaatgtcaactatcttttatcatttctctaTAAGTAGGCTCTATAAGTAATAAGTAACGGGTGTCATTTACTTGACACCCGTTACATTAACACCGTCAACTAACTTATTTAATAGTTGACGAGCGCACGAGAGATGACCGTGCGTTTGTTAATGCACTCCAGTAGCTAAGTAATACCGCGTTAACCGGTAGACTAATTGCCATTTACCTCGTGGAAAATGACCTTCGGATTTagatcccttctctctctctctctctctctctctctctctctctctctctctctctNNNNNNNNNNNNNNNNNNNNNNNNNNNNNNNNNNNNNNNNNNNNNNNNNNNNNNNNNNNNNNNNNNNNNNNNNNNNNNNNNNNNNNNNNNNNNNNNNNNNctctctctctctctctctctctctctctctctctctctctctctctcttcctcggaGCAGCTTTCTCAATGCTATCCCGTCTCTTCCTTAGGGATCAAATTTCTTCGTGATTAAAGGCCCAAAGAGTaatctctctccatcttttaatcatcatttatatcatgaaaatttcaatttaattctctttcaaCTTTCTTCATTTCGTGTAACATTGTTCGCATAAAcgtgttatatttttattataattattatcttatatattaaaagaatatatttacgataagtacaatattaatttaaaaaattttctaaatatttgaaatcttttttaatatgaaagaaGCTAATAGCAATGCTCGATTACCGATGaataactattatataaacaatcaTCGTTGTAGTTATTTGCATACAAATGTGTTTGTATCATCAAATTTCCATAATAGACATCATATCGATGAAAGACTGATTTATTttgatcattttatattcattctttCGTAAGAACACCTACGTAAAGAATacgagaattatatatatatatatatgtttgcaaAATTTTCCTCTATTTTAATGTTTGACATATCGGAAcctatgattttttatttttgagaagcttgtaaaaaaaaaaggaaaataaaaaaatatatatactctatCAACGCATCTTGCATCTATtcaatcatataaattatggTCATATACGGTATGGAAAATCATCAGATATTTGACGGTACACATTTTTTGCAAAGAAGAAATGtccaacttcttcttcttcttcttcttcttctttacttgcAACACAGAAAATAAACGCTGTgtaatttaatagaattatattacaGATCGATCCttttaattactcttttttatcatcgataagAAACCTGCCTAGGAACAATAATGATAGATATCTACTGAcatagaaataatgaaataaaaaaagaaaaaagaaaaaagcagaaaaagttCTTCATacgtctttcttttatctttttttcatttattcgtcCAATAACGCGCGACAATGAATTTTAAGATGTCTAGGACgatgcgaaaaagaaaaaaaaagaaagaaaaggaaaaaaaagtaaagaaaaaagggagagagaaagagaattttatattagatcAACGTGAATGATCTATATTCACAATCGGAGGTTAATCCCATCGAATGTCTTTCTTCTAGAAGATAACTTGTTCGATCTTGAAAAGATTGatataggaagagagagaccgagagaggcagagaaataaagagagagagagagagagagagagagagaaagagagagaaattatgaGAGAGCgatcgagcgagcgagcgagcgagcgagagagagagagagagagagagagagagagagagagagagaaagtcccTTACAAGGCCGAAGGCAAGTCGACGACAAAACCATTAGTCTCGGCTCTATCGAGATGCCTGTAGGAATACGATTAGGGATGGCTGTCAGCGATACAGAGGCTCCTCAAAAGCGACTGCTAACGCAATTAAGAAGAGAGTAGGGCGTTGCAAGCTCCGCACCATTAGGATGGGCAAGATCGGTCGCTAATTTCCAATTagcttaattaattataatttcccATTCGAGCGAGGGCCTTTGATCATGGACGAGCAACGTGCTGCTGTTGCtatgtcctctctctctctctctctctctctctctctctctctctctctctctctctctctctctctcgcatttgttcgttcgttcattcgttcgttcgttcgttcgtcgttatGTTACGTTTATGCCGCCATATTGGATTCGGATATGCaaggaaattataaattcgttcGGCGAATTTAAAATTGCGGATTTCTTTTCATAagaattttacgatttatccTCAATCATGtatccccttctctctctctctctctctctctctctctctctctctctttctctttcttgttctctctctcgtgtttCTTTcgacataatatacatatatatatatggattgACGAACGTCATTCGTATCTTCGTATACACGTATCTACGTGTATGTAATACAAATGTGTGTAccaggaaaaaaaatatttatttttatttattcgatcggaAAGCGTGCTTTTAATTATACGGTATTGATTTATAAGCGATTGTGTAATATCTGTCAGATCTCGATTCGATCGTtgcgactttttctttttttttttttttccttttttatattattgttttattcaacgaaatgaaaaatgatcgcGTATATCCGGTGATTTGTAAAAAGTCAATGATGAAAATCGTTAATCTGATCGATTGAAGgtgaagaataagaaaaaaagaaaagaaaaaaaaaaaaacaggagaaaaagaggtCAAATCATTACGAGAAATCTTCATTTAAAATCAGTGCACGCGAGATAATCTTAATTGATCGTGCGTGTAATACGGATAATAAAGACCTAAGAAAGTCGAGAGAATGTAAgtacaaaataaaagtttGGTCTGAATGGTCGAACTCATTTAAATCTCAGTACTTAAGTTAGAAACTCTTTTTTAATCTACGAACTCGCTATGTGAATCTCGTCAAAGGCAGAAAATTGACCGGAAGTTTCATATCGTGCCGGATGTTTGTTTATGTCATTTCTCACGTAAGAACGAGGGAGATATTAGAGAAAGGagatttcgtttaaaataaattcgagagaagaagagaatgagagagaaggagagaaagagagagagagagagagtaaattgcacattcacacatatacataagtatattatatactgaaagatatattatatgataaagaTAGAccaaatacatttttatattatgatatttttttttttaatatacatatgaatttattttatatataatatttatttattaaataatataattattttttgtatataacatgtatatatatatatatgtacatatgtatgtattacacATTCAAATCTTTGAATATTAGCTAAGAGCTTTTTTcttgtacgaaaaaaaatgaacaattaaAAACTATAACGAACGTTAATGAATCAGGTAATCATAAAAAGAATCAAAgccaatgaattattaaagtGCGATCGTTAGTATAATCGGTGAatggatagaagaaaaagattcattctgagataatagaaagaaaaagaagaagaaaaaaagaaaaggaaaagaaaaaaagattaattaagtTGGTCGGAAGACAATATTCTTCTATAATGCGATTACGTTTCCATGGTTACAAAGAAGATATTCGAAACGAGAATCCGAGAGGATAAAGGCGATGCccctttcgttttcttatttttcgttctcgtGAAatgatttgataaaatttacatttatatatatatatacatatatatatatatatatatatatatatatatataagtatatatcaattattctaAGTCGACGAGTATCATGGAGATATTGAAAATCTAAAGTACATGGTCTAAGTAAGCCTTTAGTATTTTAATCAAGTCTATGAcagaatatatcttttaaaaatatataaagagattGTGCTAAAGTCAaagtaaaagtgaaaaaagtgGATGACGTGAAATCTcgatgtatctatctatctatcgatctatctatctatctatctatgtatatatgtgtgtgttatgtatataccttactatatatatatatgcatatatatatctcctaCACCTCTTCGTGACAATATCATAGCGCATAACtacattttgttatattaagcTCTACGATGCGGCCGAGCGCTTTTAGGCGTGTAATTAAATAGTGAACTTTCCGAAATGCGGCAAGGTGACATTTAAAATCCGTCAGAGAAGATCAAGTTGATTGTGTGTtaaagacaataaaaaaatatatatatttatattaaaaaaaaaatatatagaaataatatatgtatatatatacacacacccacacacacacacatatatatatatacaagagaaagatatatttatataaaatatttataaaataaaaaaagaaaggtaaaaaaaacataataaaacattCTGCATATacatctgtatgtatatatgtattatgatatatatattaaattatatgttcataaaaaaaaatacctatacattatatatacatatatataatttatattatttatacatattaatcgtatatattaaaaatgtcttgttatgtttcctttttaatcCGTCTCATTTGTTTCATTTGTTAATTGTCTTGCCTGTATGTAAAcaatcgaaaaatttattaactttcTATCAcgcgtattttttttttcttcttttgatctATTCTCTCtgtgctttctttttttttcaatttttttctttctctccttttgaTCAGACAATTACCGTTTCTTCTTATCGAACGAAATGTACTCGACAATCTAAGcttcattcttttctcccctttttattattcactcattcaacgaaagaggaaaagataatCGAATAATCTCCATCTAAGATAAAGAATCTCGTCGAATAAGAttcaacgagaaaatattgaatacaagatcgatataaattttcattatattattcattgtttTTAAACAGGTGCATTTCTGGTCCCTTACTGCATCATGTTGATCGTTGGTGGTATACCATTGTTTTACATGGAACTTGCCTTGGGTCAATTCAACAGAAAGGGTGCGATAACTTGTTGGGGTCGATTGGTACCACTACTCAAAGGTAAACCTTTCaaacaaaagtatttttatatattttatatatttaatatatttataacgaatataataattaacgttgTTCCTTTTTCAATCGTAAGGATTAcgattaaatgtatttaacaaagtatatttaaaaagaaaaaataataaaaaaaaaaaagaagaagacaaaagataaatatggaaaacaaaaaaaaaataaaaaagataaaaaatctgATCGGATTCTTCGTccgatgtatatacatgtatacttatgtatatatttatctatgtatagaTACTTACTCTATACTTATGTATCTCTGATCGAAGATACATCGTTTGAAAGGACTGAGATTAGACGAAAGAGTACTCTACAATTTATCAAAATCCTCTTTACCCTCATTACTTCACTCCCTTTCTCCTTAAACCAATGGTACAATAGTACCTAAGCGTTCTAAGATGAGAAAAGGGTGATTGGTATTCCAAGTGCGATCTCAGTGCCATTCACTTTTCACCTTTTTGCACTTacctttacttttctttcctttccattccattcttttccttttctctcttttctccttttatttctttttctatttctttatttcttttatctttttttctttctttctttctttctttcttttctcaccaTTCGCTGACTGAGAACAATCATCTCGTTCTGAGAGTCGCTGGACCGACTCTCCAACCACCAAAGTTATGtctctcatacatatatattctggTATATACGTGCGCGCGTgttcgcatatatatatatatatatatatatatatatatatatatgtaggtagcTTTGCTATCATGTAGAAACGGTGCTATATTCAATTCAGCCATTTACCACGGCACTTTACGTAACACGTATAAATCCATGGAAAGCCTaggcttctctttctctctctctcttttgctttttttctctctctttctctctctttctttcgtagaaGAGGAACGCAGAGGCTCGCAAAGAGCCTCCATTTCCGTCGATTTTCAACTTCATTTCCACGCTACGATTTTATCCAGCCAATCCGTCGAACATCgtcgatatatgtattatatatatatagatatatatatatatgtatgtatgatgtacgcatgtacttacatatatatatatatatatatatatatatatatatatacgatgaaCGATCGAAAGGTCAACTCTCCTGTTGACTTTTTCCCATCTTCTATCTCctattaaaatttctcttatttcgaAATCGACATTTATCCGATTTAGAAGATGAATcattttcgaacgatatcACTCGATCtgattcgatatttttttttagaaaattgaaaaaatatacatttgtgATTTTCGAGTCAAATCCAAAGAAAAGTGTTAACACTGGTACTATCGTTTTTGTCAATTTGACGAGtattcgaaaaggaaaaagaacgagaaaagaaaaaagaaaagaaaattgatacaatttgttattaatattcgttcgtttaattttacaataatgagtaaagaaaaagatttaacatttcttttttcataattatcatttctttcttttttataattatcattagaGATATCGTAAAACGAGAAATTCAAAATTCATCATCCTGACGTTATTTGGTAAATTGAGTACAGTTGATTTATGATGTCTAATGACAAATTAAAGAGAACAAATtgcaatgataaataaaacttgttataaaatttaataaaattaattagaagagcagagagagagagagagagagagagagagagagagaaagagagagagagaggagagagagagagcgttaaaattaaatagtaGAGTGAACGAGATCAAAAGGGActttaacatttaattaaaacaccTGGTTAATTTGATTCAGGAATCGGTTACGCCGTTGTCCTAATCGCTTTCTACGTTGACTTCTATTACAACGTGATAATCGCTTGGGCACTTCGTTATTTCTTCGCCTCCTTCTCCGGAATGTTACCTTGGACGACTTGCAACAATCCATGGAACACGCCACTATGTCGTGAGTTCGATGTTAACGTCTCTTATGCCATTGGCGAGCCACCATCCAACGAAGTTGATTTTGATCCGGCTTACAACATTACCGGAGTATTTGCGGTCGATGATCCGTTCGATGTTCTTGCACTCAGCTCGACGAAAAACAATAGCAAACACACCAGTGCAGCTCAGGAGTATTTCAAGTTAGTATCTCATTTtgttaaacatatttttttttcatattctttttttcagatatttcatttgtttccACCTgtcaaaattgattaaaacgagttattaataatttatagatttcATTTAGATCGTTTGCATATGCATGAAGTTTAAAACGCTTTATCGACTGAATCAATCAatttgaaatatgtaaatgGTTATCTaaagttttgttttctttttcttcctttttttttatatgtaaataaaatttgagaacgattgaattttaaatcacatgatatatatatatatatatatatatattgtttatatatgaattatatcaTTGTCTTAAAGTCGCGCCATTTTGGAACTCCACGAAAGTGCTGGAATACACGATCTTGGGACCATCAAATGGGACATCGCATTATGTCTATTGGTGGTCTACCTAATATGTTATTTCTCACTTTGGAAAGGTATTTCTACGTCGGGAAaggtaaaatttttctttctttacgtcACTTATATCTACTTATGAACATTCGCAAGATTCTTGATCGTTAATagattcaacatttttttataggtGGTCTGGTTCACAGCTCTTTTCCCATATGCAGTACTACTGATTTTATTGATTCGAGGCGTTACATTGCCTGGCAGTGCCGAAGGGATTCGTTATTATCTCAATCCAAATTTTTCTGCGATAACCAAAGCTGAGgttcgtatattttatttattaattttctttcgaacgaatattaatcatattttatttaataatgtagtaaaaaaaaatttgttgaaaattcttgaaaacattttcttcccatgggaaaaatgtaaagagagagagagagagagagagagagagagagagagagagagagagagagagagagagagaaagagaaagagagaaaaagcgacagaaagagaaaaagagagaaagttaacTGTCGTTGTGCTGAAAATGGAAACCCTGTGTACCTGTCATAAGGACCATTATACTTTGGTCGAACGATGGTATATGCGGTCGACCCACTTGACTCGTCAACGGAATggactcttttttctttcattttctctctctctctctctttctttcttttcccttagtcgcagttttatatatagtgTTAGGATTATGTTCAGAATGAATCATTCTTTTTACGTCGgtcgttcttcttcctctcacatttctaacattttttcttcggaTGTTAGACATATAAATTATCGCTGACAGGGATTATGATGGTTGGGTGATACGAGAATTCGGATAGAGTAGaaattaaatctttaaattgaatttatctaagaattaaaaaatttttaatcgtagcTTAAAGGACGATTAAAAATccttcaatatttctttaggTTTGGGTGGACGCAGCTACTCAAGTGTTCTTCTCGTTGGGACCAGGATTTGGCGTATTGTTAGCATACGCGAGTTATAACAAGTATCACAACAATGTTTACAAGTAAGAGATAGTGTTTTAACGAAGATAGCATCcgatgaagaaaataacaaaaatatgtgcatataaaaatatatgtaaccTGCatgtgtaatataaaaaatagaagaagaagaagtaaaaatatatgatggATAAGCCAGtgacataattaatatatttcaaagaacATTAAcagagattatttttctagGGACGCCTTATTAACGAGTGTGATCAACAGTGCAACCTCGTTTATAGCAGGATTTGTGATTTTTTCGGTATTAGGATACATGGCACGTGCCAGTGGTAAATCTATTCAAGATGTTGCTACCGAAGGACCTGGATTGGTATTTATCGTCTATCCAGCAGCTATTGCAACGATGCCAGGTTCAATGTTTTGGgcattgatatttttcatgatGTTACTTACACTAGGTCTGGATAGTTCGGTATGTAATTGAGTTAATCATGGTTAATCAtgatgtttcttcttttttcccacgTTCGAAACtaaatcttttatatcgtAGTTTGGTGGATCAGAAGCAATAATAACTGCATTGAGCGATGAGTTCCCTATTATAGGCAACCATCGTGAGATTTTCGTTGCTTGTCTCTTCACTCTCTATTTCCTTGTCGGACTTGCCTCTTGCTCGcaggtaaaaataataattaaagatcaATATAAACCGTTGAGAATATATCTCTCTGTTAAGAAACAAATCatcttaaaaatcattttccttAGGGTGgcttctattttttccatttactCGATCGATACGCAGCAGGTTATTCGATGTTGTTCGCAGTACTCGCGGAAGCGATCGCTATCAGTTGGATCTATGGAGCAGATCGTTTTTGTGCTGATATCAAAGACATGATAGGATTTTCGCCAGGTCTATATTGGCGAGTATGTTGGAAATTTGTAGCACCGATTTTTATCATGGTAAGTGATTATCATCGACGATTTATAGATATAcctaattcatttaaaaaaaacacaaatttCTATTCATTATCATCAACATTTTCTAATAGTTCATCATTGTCTATGGTTTAATGGGCTACGAGCCATTAACCTACGAGGATTACGTATATCCATTATGGGCAAATGTAATGGGTTGGTTAATTGCTAGTTCCTCGATTATCATGATACCCGGTGTCGCTATTTACAAGATTATTGTTACTCCAGGCACATTTGTAcaggtaattattattacatcaaAATTTCTCCGGTTTCTAATGATGATCATAAAgtagatttaatttaatacaattatatctatctattcattatataacttcaaatattgaatattcCTCGATGTCgtaagtttaattaattaattaaattaaacaaaatgaataaataaataaataaataaataaataaataaataaataaataaataaataaaaaatgttacatcGTATATGTACAGTACAGATAAtagttacaaaattttttattaatttcagagaataaaaattttgacgaCACCGTGGAGGGACACGCAACAGAGGAACGCTGATCTATCGTCGGTGGCAAATGGTGCCGTTCGTCGAAGTTTCGTAGGCGATCAAGATTATGCCAATGTTAGCAAAGACAACGAAGAACTGACAAAAGAGCAAACCGAAGTGATGATTCAATCGAGAGAAGGTATCGATGTCGATCCACCACCAGAACCGGTCTAGGACAGTGCGATCGTTGTTTTGCATGGTGCTCGTTTTCGAGTATATCTTTGCTAAGACGATTATCTtggaaaatgatttaaattcGATGGACCTATtatgacataaaaaaaagaaaaagaaaaagaagaagaagaagaagaagaggaagagtaaaaagatgataaatcaatcgttctttattttcttctttatcaaaCAACAAAATGGACGAGCGATTTCGAACGCACTCACTTAAACTTAACGACGCGATCTTCTTACGTGAGatttaaaatgaattcaaataaatataaatatacatatatatatatatacatatatgtatatttacatatatatatatatacacatacatacaaaataaGCTATATATACGAACGATCTCAAATTACAAGCGtcgattgtaaataatattacgatgCTGCGCATCGTTGCAATGTCTCTTACAAACACGTTAgtagattaaagaaaaacagaaaaagaaaaaagaaaaaagaaaaaaaaaagaaaagaaaatgttaaattctCGTTCGACAaaattacgaattttattGTACGACGTTGACGTTTGTGCTCACGCTTTGAAATTCTTCTATTAttcatatacgatatatatagttacatatatacatacatacatacatatatacatacatacatagatatatacatacatgcacacatacgtacatacatatatataaatacgtataagaaagatttgaaaataaCTCGCGATTTATGACTACGAAAAAGTTCCTAATCGCATTGTTAGAGTTTTACTTTGATCctaa
It includes:
- the LOC122629271 gene encoding sodium-dependent dopamine transporter, with the protein product MSSRVVKSSKLDENVERRETWSGKVDFLLSVIGFAVDLANVWRFPYLCYKNGGGAFLVPYCIMLIVGGIPLFYMELALGQFNRKGAITCWGRLVPLLKGIGYAVVLIAFYVDFYYNVIIAWALRYFFASFSGMLPWTTCNNPWNTPLCREFDVNVSYAIGEPPSNEVDFDPAYNITGVFAVDDPFDVLALSSTKNNSKHTSAAQEYFNRAILELHESAGIHDLGTIKWDIALCLLVVYLICYFSLWKGISTSGKVVWFTALFPYAVLLILLIRGVTLPGSAEGIRYYLNPNFSAITKAEVWVDAATQVFFSLGPGFGVLLAYASYNKYHNNVYKDALLTSVINSATSFIAGFVIFSVLGYMARASGKSIQDVATEGPGLVFIVYPAAIATMPGSMFWALIFFMMLLTLGLDSSFGGSEAIITALSDEFPIIGNHREIFVACLFTLYFLVGLASCSQGGFYFFHLLDRYAAGYSMLFAVLAEAIAISWIYGADRFCADIKDMIGFSPGLYWRVCWKFVAPIFIMFIIVYGLMGYEPLTYEDYVYPLWANVMGWLIASSSIIMIPGVAIYKIIVTPGTFVQRIKILTTPWRDTQQRNADLSSVANGAVRRSFVGDQDYANVSKDNEELTKEQTEVMIQSREGIDVDPPPEPV